TCAAGTACGTTTTGGAACACCACCCAAGATACGTTGTCTTGGCTTCTCACTTGGGTAGACCAAACGGTGaaagaaacgaaaaatACTCTTTGGCTCCAGTTGCTAAGGAATTGCAATCATTGTTGGGTAAGGATGTCACCTTCTTGAACGACTGTGTCGGTCCAGAAGTTGAAGCCGCTGTCAAGGCTTCTGCCCCAGGTTCCGTTATTTTGTTGGAAAACTTGCGTTACCACatcgaagaagaaggttcCAGAAAGGTCGATGGTCAAAAGGTCAAGGCTTCCAAGGAAGATGTTCAAAAGTTCAGACACGAATTGAGCTCTTTGGCTGATGTTTACATCAACGATGCCTTCGGTACCGCTCACAGAGCTCACTCTTCTATGGTCGGTTTCGACTTGCCACAACGTGCTGCCGGTTTCTTGTTGGAAAAGGAATTGAAGTACTTCGGTAAGGCTTTGGAGAACCCAACCAGACCATTCTTGGCCATCTTAGGTGGTGCCAAGGTTGCTGACAAGATTCAATTGATTGACAACTTGTTGGACAAGGTCGACTCTATCAtcattggtggtggtatGGCTTTCACCTTCAAGAAGGTTTTGGAAAACACTGAAATCGGTGACTCCATCTTCGACAAGGCTGGTGCTGAAATCGTTCCAAAGTTGATGGAAAAGGCCAAGGCCAAGGGTGTCGAAGTCGTCTTGCCAGTCGACTTCATCATTGCTGATGCTTTCTCTGCTGATGCCAACACCAAGACTGTCACTGACAAGGAAGGTATTCCAGCTGGCTGGCAAGGGTTGGACAATGGTCCAGAATCTAGAAAGTTGTTTGCTGCTACTGTTGCAAAGGCTAAGACCATTGTCTGGAACGGTCCACCAGGTGTTTTCGAATTCGAAAAGTTCGCTGCTGGTACTAAGGCTTTGTTAGACGAAGTTGTCAAGAGCTCTGCTGCTGGTAACACCGTCAtcattggtggtggtgaCACTGCCACTGTCGCTAAGAAGTACGGTGTCACTGACAAGATCTCCCATGTCTCTACTGGTGGTGGTGCTTCTTTGGAATTATTGGAAGGTAAGGAATTGCCAGGTGTTGCTTTCTTATccgaaaagaaataaattgAATTGAATTGAAATCGATagatcaatttttttcttttctctttcccCATCCTTTACGCTAAAATAATagtttattttattttttgaatattttttatttatatacgtatatataGACTATTATTTATCTTTTAATGATTATTAagatttttattaaaaaaaaattcgcTCCTCTTTTAATGCCTTTAtgcagtttttttttcccattCGATATTTCTATGTTCGGGTTCAGCGTATTTTAAGTTTAATAACTCGAAAATTCTGCGTTCGTTAAAGCTTTCGAGAAGGATATTATTTCGAAATAAACCGTGTTGTGTAAGCTTGAAGCCTTTTTGCGCTGCCAATATTCTTATCCATCTATTGTACTCTTTAGATCCAGTATAGTGTATTCTTCCTGCTCCAAGCTCATCCCACTtgcaacaaaaaaagtctAATCTTCTGCAATAATTTCCATCCTTGGCATTCAGAGACATATATTGGTCAATCggttttaattttgtttcttcttcttcttcttcttcaattaaCAATGTGccttcatcatttttcatttctttcaGTTCTTCTAATTCTCTTGGAGACAATTTGACTCccatgaaaaatttcttgattaTCTCAGAAGAATACCAcctctttctttctccATACCCAACAATCTTCGCTGTACGAAATCTCTCCACTATTCTTTTTAAGAATAGCTTTTCCAAGTTTGGCGTTAGCTGTAAAAAACAATGGATATAGCCATCCTTGTACAACTTAATACAAAGCGTTTCCATGATTTTTGCCAACTCGGTCGTGTCATTACAAAACggcttgaaaaataaaagatcAATGTCACCACACTTGGAATAGCCCCTATTATAACTTCCCTGTAATTCGACTTGGCATTCAGGATCAATGCCACGCAGCGCTTTTTGAACCTTCTTTAAATGTGTGAAACATTCATTCCGAGACATCTTGCATAACCAATCGTCGTAATATGACCAACCAAATAAAATTGTCCAATCTGATACAAACTCCTCTGGGTCCTTCTTAGCTGCAACACAAAagctttcaaaatttagaaGATTCCAGCGTTTAGCAATTTCCGACCCAATGCCGTaacaatttttgaagtattTCAACTTGTCTTCTAATCCCACTGAATCATTTAAACCTGGTAAAACTCCCGTATCTAATATAActtgtatttttttggcaATACTAGGCCCGATATTCCTTAATTTAGTATGTGCTTCTTCACCGGAACGAACATTGAAATCGCAATTTTCCATCGACTGTTTAGCCAGTCTATAACTTCTTGCACGAAATTTCTCACCTTCGAtctcatatttttttgttaaccTTTTCAACGCTCCGATAATCAAttcattgtttttgtaCTTCGTTTTGTCAGTAACAAGGGAAGCTCTTCCTTTATCCCCCTGTAAGAGTCGCTTAAGAGGTTTTGAAGCTTGTATCATATCTTTATTGTTGCTGTCATCATTCCTTTCACTTTCTACGTCAGTTGAAATCTCACTCTCTTTATCAGTAGAACTTTGTCCGTCATCAGCGTTATCTGATATAACGATAATGGATGGTTGAAATTTAATCAAATCATCTTTTTGAAACGCAAATTTATCATTCTGGACCCACTTTGTGATGCAACTGGTTTTCACACATTGAATGCCTGACTGTTCAATCTTACCAAGAAATTCATCGACATCATTTAAGCCTGCTTCCCTTTGGAAAATATCTTTCTGAGTCAAATGCATATCAGAATCAACAAAGGAGTCCTCAATCAAAATGACCACTTCCTTACGGCTAGATTGAAGACAATTTTGAATACTTGACACAATTGTGGCGCCCTTTTTCTCCAATATACTCTTAAAGAACTTATTGGAAGATGTGTTAGGATTAGGTAAAAAGGCGAAAAATTTACCCTTTAGAGACATGTGCGATTTGTCTAACAGGTCGCATGTTTATCCTTTACTTATTATCACTGTGACATATAAGTTCTTTGCAAGCCCTTAAAATTATTAGCCCCATGTATTTGAACATCTCAAAGTAATTTTAGACCGAGACCGATTACGGAGATAGAAGAATAGTGCAAGTGAAATACTATTTTATCTTTacttaaaaaagaaaaaacaggaGGAAAATTAGCGGTATTCCATTATTATTAGCACTGCAACGTCCTGGTTATATAAATTTGAATATACAGGATTTCATCCGTTTCTACATTTTTGTTACCTGCATGATCAAATCTTTTAAAGAGTCCCAGGATTTCACAAGGTAGGCACCTTTACCGCCTTCCTTTTCACAAAACTGTAACCACGCTGGACCATTATCAGCTTCAAAACTCGAGATTTTATCCTTTGGGATACCAATAATCTTTTCGGTAATTTTTATGAATTTGGAAGGATTTTCTTGCGGGTTTATTAGCAGTACACCATTAGTAGATGGATGTAATATGGACAACAAGTCAGTCTCACTATCCCCTATATACCAATAGCTGCAAGAATTTCCTTCTTTATTGCAACCTGAGTCGATCTTATCTAATATTTCACCCAGTATCTTGACCTTATCAGAGCCTGTCAATAACCGACAATCAAATTCACCATTGTAGCTTTGAGAACACTTGTCACTAACTTTTTTTAGATCGttacaaaaaatatgacTATTTTTAAGTCTTCTGTCACCAATGACTTCATGAATAAACTCTTTTGACCAATTTATAGATAAAACGTAAAAATcactttcaaaatttttgacaaCTGAAGAGCAAAACGTTTTGAAACCATCTCTTAGTAAACAATCTTCGTGATTCTGATCTCTGGCGAACGTTTTCATTTGATCCAAAGAAATCGACTTAAAAATCTGTTGTTTTGTAATTTCATTTACACTATTTAACTCAACAACCCTGTtatgattttgatattttaattCGTCCGCAAACAACTTATTGAAGTTAGACTGCGAAATTATCGTAGGTACGCCTGAAGATAACAACGGCAGTGATCTCGTTCCATTGTATTTGTATTTATGGTATCCGTCCATATATGTCTTGGTAAAATGACCCCACTCAGGTTTCAACCGCGGGTTCAGTAGATACGGTAATTTAGCAATGGTGCAGATTGTGTCAACTCTTGTGATTGTTTCATCAAAATCTGAAATAATAATGGTTTTCATATCCTCCACTGTTCGCTTCTGGTTACTGCAATTGTTAAATGCATTGGCTCGATTGTCAACATTGCTTTGTGCGAAGAAAGGTCGcttttaaagaaaacgaTAAGAACTAACCTCTAActacataataataagaaaaaagtatacAGATAAACAAGCTCAGTAGTAAtacataaaataaaaagttttgCAAATCGATTGTCCACACACTTCTATATCAATTCCAACTAAGAAAACGAAGGAACCGACTCAAACCGGTGTAAAAGCTAGGCTTTCAATCTCTGCTCCTCCAAACAAAACTAGTGCTTGATATCACATCCAATTAAATTACGTAAATAATTTTAGAGTGACACCATCGTACAAAGAGGGCATTAagcttatttttttaattcttatgaaaaaaaaaatgtgaaagagagtagaaaattttcataacGAATCTCTTCTATTCTTATGTACCGTTCCgccaaatttttcatgaaaaaatttgggaaaaagaaaaaaaaaaaaaatagtatatAAAGTAAAAAAGATGCGCAAGCCCGGAATCGAACCGGGGGCCCAACGATGGCAACGTTGGATTTTACCACTAAACCACTTGCGCTAGTAATCTTGATACATGATTCGAGAAAAGCAACAATATTATGTATACGGAATATACTAGGAGTTCTCTTCAAGGATAgaggaatcctcaaaatggaatccatatttctacatactaatattacgattatcccttcttctattttatatgtttcattatcctattacattatcaatccttgcacttcagcttcctctaacttcgatgacagcttctcataacttatgtcatcatcttaacaccgtatatgataatatattgataatataactattagttgatagacgatagtggatttcTATTCCAACAAGAACATCCTTGAAAGGTCGACTATTAACATAAGAATAAGAGAGAGTGTGTGGCCGATGCTGTTGCTATAGCTCGGTCGTAGTTTAACACCACGGCATTATTCAGCTTTAAAACAATTGAATTATAAACCTGCTTTTCTTACTACGAAAAGTGTTTCCCTTTAATAAATCTATTGTACATACTTTACAGTTGATAGTACCTTCACCATAAAAATATGCAAACGCTTTTGTTATTGGGAACAGGAATACCAACCGTTCTCATGGAAAATAGCAAAGTgtaaaagaatttattatCATCGAGTGATAAAGAATATCGCCAGATCTTTACGGATATATATCgctaaaaatatttgtcgCCAATAAAAGATATGTCTAACGCTCCCTTTGCAGGTAGTTTTTTACTGGCATCGCCTTTTTACTGcaaattattgaaaattttcgaGCGAGAAAAAGGAACGAAAAGAGATGAGctaaattcaaatatcaaagtaCTGTCATAAGTGCTTTCTTTATCGACAAATTACAAGCAGAAGAAACATTCACTTCACAATTAAATGTCCGAAAATCACGTTCCTGCCTGGAAAAGAATTGCTTTGAAGAGACAGACTATAAGCAGTGGTGACgaaagtaaagaaaaaggccAATCCAATCTAATAGATGATGATCCACTAAATATCACTACGCATTTATCCACTGGTAATTTgacaaagaaagagaaaaaaagaatcattAATGGTGAGAGCAAATCCTCTACCAAAAAAGGGAAGCGTGTGTCGAAACCAGggacgaagaagaaggaaaaattgtcaaaggatgaaaagaattcgaaaaaaaataaaattcttaAAGATCAATTACGTTACCTGATAGAATTTTTCAGGACAAAGTCTGAGAGCAAGTTTCCCACCGGAATCCTAGAATTGGAAAgtgtaaaagaaaattacgGCGACTCCCTGATCAAAGACGAGCCATCAGAGTCTGGTGTTGTTGAAGTTTGGAAATTTTCCAAGCAAAAGCAAAATTGGCTTATtaagcattttttcaacttggACGAAATCCCCTCAGTATATAATGatcttttgcttttataTTTCAGGGACTTACAAGGtaaatcaaaagaagaactaaTATCAAAATGCAAAGGAAAACTGAAGCAATGGAACGACTATGTGGAAGatcaagaaacaaaaataaaagcgTTAATTGCAGAGGATAAGGCTAGCGAACCAATTAAtggtgaagaaaaagaagaaggtgaaAAAGACGGTAATGCCGAACAAGGGAAGCAAAAAGAGGTACAAGACGAGCAAGAGGAAGTACAAATGCCGAATAAAGAGCTTGTTCAAAGAAGTCTGAAATTACTagaaatttggaagaatgATGACTCGGAGCAGATAGAACTTAAGAATTTCTTCGTTGATGTTTAACATAGAGTTCAACAACGTTGTTCAGTTGTAGTATATATTTTACTGTGAAATACGCTCAAAAAGTAGCGGGATAAATCGTTTCAGGAAGTATAATTTCTTACAAAACTATAACAAGATCGTCTAAGTAACATACATAAAGAAATCAcataaatttttaaaattcgaggtcaaaaaaatcaggTGGATACATAACTTACCTTAAGTTATCAAGATTTTCAGTACACACAATGTGATTACACTGATTTATAAAACCACCTTACGGCCTCTTATAAGTAATAACGTGGCTCATCAAAAACATGGTAGAAGTGACCCCTCTCACCTTCGCCTAAAAACTTATCTGGAAATTTCATGTCCTCATATTCCGGTTCACTCATATGACCGTATTCATACATAGAATCCGAGTGCTCTACTAACGCTTGCTCACTCAAAACTTGGAACTTACCAACTTGTAGCTCCGTATCGGTTATCGTTCCTCTTGCAACTCTAGCATATCCTGTTCTTCTCAAGCCCCTATACAAGATATACTCACACCATCTATCATCGTCAGAAGGATCAATGTCGTGCATTCCGGATGTTTCACTAACGTACGTATTGTAGTTGCCTTCACCTGGATCAACAACTAAGTAACTTAATAAAATAGCTGGGCGAGTCGTATTGCCCATGAGCTTAGCCATGTAGTTACTTTGCAGTCTTCTATCctcttcatcctcttcttgTCCACTATGGAATACAAAGACGTCAACGAGAGTGTCATTGTACGTTTGAAGTGTGGCATGAATGGCTGGCGCAAGTTCCCCAACTGGAGAGGGCAATAAATGATGCGTAGAATTTACGATAGGGAATTTAGAAAGAAGAACACAGCCCCAGGTATGTTTATTTGGACCTGGTCCGAAATCTGCATACATATTCAAATCATGAGCTAGTTTGCTAGTTAGATCCCTGTTCCCCATGGTAATTCTTTGTGTATCTGTTTCTAGTAGACCTACCACATCTAGTTCCATATCTTTAATAAGGTTGATCATTCTGTCTTCAGATGCCCACATATCATTATCGAGACCAAAGTGGATAGTCCAAATACCAGCTGTAATCAACTGAGAATCTGGATGATAAGGCTGAGGAATTCCTGTAGGTCTAATATCATACACGAACCTAGCTGTTAGTGATAGCAGGGCCACggcaaagaagaaaacataaatgaagaattttttgccCATAGTCACCAGTTGAATGTTAAGGTTTTTGCATGTTAAAGCAccaataatgataaatGTGGAAGAAAAGGCAAGAACCGTCTCAATCTTCTCCCTCAGTACCCAGCCCATTGGAACAAATGCGTATGCAACGACCCAAACATGGGCAAGgacaaagataatataaaCGGAGAATGATAGGACATAAACCCATATGTTTTGAACTTGGCCTAATGCAGAAAAATACGAAGGAACTAACCAAAGCATAGCGATAGCGTACAATAAACCACCGAAAATATATTTAGGCCATTGTGTAATGCTTCTAGCTGAAAGTACAGCAGTGGATATGAGAAGCAACAAACATGGAACTAATGGCTTGCCCATAAACTTCACAGAACTCAAAGAAGCAAATAACATGACCGTACAAGTTAAGGCGCCCCAAGGCCATGGCAAGGGACCGTGTGATTCATTGTAACCTTCCCATGCCCAATAAATAGTAGTAGAAGAATCCGTCAATAACTGATGAATTCCGAATAACAACGAGCCAAAACCAACAGCCAAAAATAATTTGCCAATCAACGAAGCAGATTTTGCTTGAGCATTCCTTTTCCCTTCGAAATTAATTGAATTAACATAAGGCGACAGCATGCCGAATAAAACAGTAAGCACGAGAGCTGTCTTATTATACCCACCATTACGTTCATCTAAAATGACCCAAGTTGGATTGTTGGTATAGAACCCCATTTTCAAGATCACAGATGCAACAAGACCTAACAGCCAAGTTAGAGCAAAAGAGAAACTAGTCTCCGCATTTGTGATATATCTTAGATTTTGTACAAACGTTGCAACGGTAATGGAAGTTCCCACAGCTACAGAAATCAACCTTAATTCTGGCATCTGAACAATATAGGCACCAATGGCAATAATACCTCCTAAAAGTACACCATATTGCGTGAAGGCTTCAGAAACGAACGGCAGATATAAGAAAATGGGTCCCAAATAACCCAATATTGCAGCTTCATAACCTGAGATTCCCATATACCATAGCGGGAAATGCCAAATACTACATAACAGGGACGTAACGTTCGaccagaaaagaaaaccgttaaaaatatttgttagtaagtaaaaaaaagagtcaAACCTGAAATATGAACCAGTTGCGCTTCTAGCAACGggtttttccttttcaacCTTCTTTTCACCACTTTTCTGCAATTctgaacttttttcttctccatAATTTATGGGACTAGAGTCTctaatttggaaaaaactGGTATTACCGGGTTTCTCATTAAAAGCGAGAACAATATCtatctttttgaaatcaGCGTAAGCAAATGCATCAAATGCAATATCTAAAAGAATCAGAGACCATTCGAAATAAGCATATATAGAATATGCCCCAGCTCTCTGTTGGACGGAGTGCTGAATGTACCAGTAAATCATCGGGAACAAtgttccaaaaaaaattgtagCAGTCAACCCTTTGTTCTTCGAAGTTAAAGGACTAGAATAGCGGGTAATCATTATATCCCATGGTAACGTTAAAACAATGTATGTGATCATAAATATATCATGAATATCGTGGTCATCTGTACTTGTAATGTATACCCAACCACCGCAAGAGACTGTCCGGAGTACACCGACAAGGAAGCATACCTTAGATTGGTTCAAGTAGTAGTGACCTAGTAGCAGTAAAAATCTTGGAAAAGCAGTTAGAGCTATtaagatttggaaaatagAACGTTCCGGATAGCGGTCCCCGATAGTGGCTGATACACTAGGAAACCACTCATCTGGATACGTATAATGTGCATTGGTTAcaattttatgaaaatgTAATGAATAACCAGTGACCAAAGCTGCAAAGAAGGCGGAGAATGCACAAATAGTATGAGCTATAGGGATGATCTTCCCATTGATGATCAGCATAACTGGCGGTGGATACCTTCTGTATTCCTGGTTACTTATTCCTCGAGAAATCGGACATTAAAAGGGTGCAAATACTGTGGAGAAATTATAAGTTACCAAGTCAAAAAGCGAATGAGAATCTATTGTTGCGATTTTTTTGGTTACTACTTCTTACCCGAACTAACTTTAcataataaaaaagcaTGAAGCGCATATTCAGGGACTCAAAAATCCCAAACTGGCACTTCTGTATATACCGATGAGCATACTTTGATTGTAAAAAACAACATTAAAAAGAACTGCAAACCTGAACCAAGAATACTTAATTTCAAAACCGAGAAATGAGGTACAACTTGTAGAAGTTCACTTAAACTTATTGAGCATACAATCTCAACAAAACTAACTGCAAAGTTTGTTGCTATAGTCATATAGTAATACTAGCAGGAAGCCATtaatcaaaaagaaactcCATATAAAACGtaataaatattatgaATAATAGTACAATATAAGAACaaagacgaagaaaataCATTATAACTGAAGTGCCaatattagaaaaaaaaaaggtggAATATCCTAGTGgaaaaatatcatctatGCGGTGAAAGAATTAAATAGATACTATGGATTGTTTCGATCTATCCTTTTATCTGCTGcttgcctttttttttcattctccTTCTTCAGTCTTTTTCCATAGGCGAGTCCACAGGGACTACAAAGTTCCCTGTTTTGGTCGGGTCCACTACGCCATTGAATTGTCCAAGTGTCTTTACATTTAGAGCATTCCTTTATCTCACCATTTGGGAGGATTGTTTGtctcttttctcttttagGACGACTAGTAGTCTTTTTGCTGTATTTCTTCGTAATACTGGCAGACCGACTAGTTCCTTGTGCACAACTATGGTAGCCTTCAAGATTGTTTGCTTCTTGGCTAGTCGTACGTCTCTCGGAATTGCATGCACTAGTTACACGATTCTTTGAGGGTGTAATTTCGTTCAAAGAGCTGGTTTTGTTCTTAACAATATTTCTTGTAAGATCTCTTAGTTGTTCGGCattctcaatttttttttcaacatcaACAGCCCTTATTTGAGAAAAGGATACTTCAATAAATGAGCAACTTGCATAAACTCTTCCGCGTTCCTTATATGCCTTCTTTTTATCGTTTGACTTCCAGTCATCAATTTCTCTATTTAATAATAACGTTTTCTCCATATCTGACTTTTTAACTACTCTAGTTAAGAAGGAACTTCCAGAGTTGTCATAATTATTATATCGCATACTAGCAATAGTAAATGTCTGGTTATTTACCTAGCAACCTCTTAACAAAGCGATAACAATGAAACAGCAATATAAGTCTATTTAATTGACAACATCATTGATAAAAGTTTGAACAAGCGTCTAAAAGTCGAAGAAGTtcatttcaaagttttgtGTATCGAGCTTGATGATACTTATTTAGGGATCCGCTCTAGTTTACTGTGATACAACTGAAAAACATTACAAAGCTATCGCGCCTGCATTCTCATATTAGTGGCGTATGTTTGTGTCACATTCGATACTTCTACATAATACAATGACTGAACCCTTACCGCTGGCACAGGAATACCGCGCCGCGAAAGCAGGGTCTAGGAGAAACAATAGAATTCTTGGCGATGAGAGAGGGGAAGGctttaataaaaaaaaatagcgCTTATCCGATTCTGTTGGAATAAGTGGCTATCAATATTTACATGTTGATATGGTAGTAAGGATATAAATGCTTATATTGAATATTTGGAATAAGCATCAACTATCACTTATTGAAAAGGACtcgaacaaaaaaatatgaaatgTCGAAAGCCACATCACTGAGAAGTTGTTGGATTGAAGCTCTAAAATGTCATCTTTTAGTAGTATTCGtgttactagtatattatcacaTGCGGTGTAAAAAGATGACGTAaagattgagaaacagTCATCAACTGTtatggaagctgaaatgcaaatattgataatgtaataggataatgaaacgtataaaatgaaaaagaataataaaatattattatgtagaaataccgattccattttgagaattcctatatccttgagaagaacttctagtatattctgtatacataatattactgcctttatcaacaatggaatgccaaaaattatcaaaatatcacccaatattcaattttattGTTGTGAAGACATCAAGCCCTAGATATATATCATAGTAGGATAAAATAGTAGAATAAAACTATTCATATATCTACGTGAAAGCATCAGAGATTGTAATGTTGAGCGCCGTGGCGCAGTGGAAGCGCGCAGGGCTCATAACCCTGATGTCCTCGGATCGAAACCGAGCGGCGctattaaattttttgaactgtccattaataataatggaaCTGACGTCGTCAATTACCGGTAGCTTTTTTGCCCACATTTTTAATCATCTTTTAAGTATTTGAGTATTTGTTGTTCACTAGAGTTTTACTAATTAAGGTTctgagaaaataaagatatgCATTTAGAAAAGTCGGTTCTACACCgcaaatttctttattacaGAAACATTTTATACAAAGAGGATACATAGttattggaaagaaaatcaatTATCTTTTTGTTGGGTAGTATGAATATTACTTGTACATTATCATATACAATATAAAAAGATGTCATAGAGTTGtgaaatatttattatatttaataaaagctGAAGCGCAATGATTGAAAACGTTTTAGGATGATTAATGATAAAGTACAAAATGAGgagaagaaataataataacataaAGTGGAAATACCGGTTATCTTTTAAGGATATTATAACCTGGAGGAAAACTTCCTGGGTTCTCTGTATATTCAACACTTTTCCGTTATCAAAAATAGAATCCCAACAGTATCCCCATTTTCGTCAATATCTCCATAACGACAAGGTCTTCTAGATACCATATAATGACAATAACCAAGCCCACCATTTAGGTGGATTTTTTGTGTggttttgaaattaaaacATTTTTAGAGGAAAATTGTGATCACAGAATTTCACATTCCCAGTTActttaataatattcataGTTAGAGATGAAGAGGTACTATTAATATGAAGGTTAAGTATGAATCTTCTCATGCTTCTATAAGCGAGGGATATAAAACATCGCCAACTGTTTCATCTTatttattatcaatattatGTGTGTTTGGAGCTTACTATACAGTTAATGTGATAATTAATATAACTCTTGTATAACTACCATATCAATGTTCAATTAATAGATCTTAAATCGGTTTCATTACTACCTGAACTGCATGTATGAAATTTCCTTCCACATTAGGCACATTCACATGTAATACGAGATGTACATCTATATGTGATATTAGCATTTACACAGCAATCCTATATCACTATTAATGGCCACTTGTTCCAAAAAGTATATATTATGAAGcgtattattattttatacTCAGATAGCTGGTGCGATACGTTCGCAGATTTTGAGCGCAATGCAATGAGTATGACGGAAAGGTTCACTCATAATTTCAATAACTCAAGttgtttgaatttaaaataCATTCCCCGTTAGATAAGCTATAAACATTGTTACTTGCGCTTGCGGCACATGTAATgtagtttctttctttttccaagaaaaaagaaagcccTGTAGGGGGCTCGAACCCCTAACCTTATGATTAAGAGTCATACGCGCTACCGATTGCGCCAACAAGGCTCTTTaattatgaaaaattacGTTTAATAAGTGacttaaaaatataaatactGTTACTAAAATGTGAACTAAAACCtcaatattattttctgaTCACTTGATGAATAGCTGGTAATTGTtggattccattgttggtAAAGGCTATAATTTTACGTATATAgaattgttggaataaaaatccactatcgtctatcaactatagttatattatcaatatattatcatatacggtgttaagatgatgacataagttatgagaagctgtcatcgaagttagaggaagctgaagtgcaaggattgataatgtaataggataatgaaacatataaaacggaatgaggaataatcgtaatattagtatgtagaaatatagattccattttgaggattcctatatcctcgagga
The nucleotide sequence above comes from Saccharomyces cerevisiae S288C chromosome III, complete sequence. Encoded proteins:
- the SRD1 gene encoding Srd1p (Protein involved in the processing of pre-rRNA to mature rRNA; contains a C2/C2 zinc finger motif; srd1 mutation suppresses defects caused by the rrp1-1 mutation), which gives rise to MRYNNYDNSGSSFLTRVVKKSDMEKTLLLNREIDDWKSNDKKKAYKERGRVYASCSFIEVSFSQIRAVDVEKKIENAEQLRDLTRNIVKNKTSSLNEITPSKNRVTSACNSERRTTSQEANNLEGYHSCAQGTSRSASITKKYSKKTTSRPKREKRQTILPNGEIKECSKCKDTWTIQWRSGPDQNRELCSPCGLAYGKRLKKENEKKRQAADKRIDRNNP